Proteins from a single region of Streptomyces spectabilis:
- a CDS encoding GNAT family N-acetyltransferase, translating to MPQEPTEVQVRPGDEADLGALTEIYNHYVRETAITFDTVPFLPEERRRWLLSHPKDGPHRLMVAQAGNSGKPDILGYATSGPLRAKPAYATSVEVSVYCDPRAAGRGVGTLLYRSLFAALEGEDLHRAYAGIALPNAASVRLHERFGFRHIGTYAEVGRKFHRYWDVAWYELPLGPRD from the coding sequence GTGCCGCAGGAACCCACAGAGGTGCAGGTCAGACCCGGCGACGAGGCGGATCTCGGGGCCCTCACGGAGATCTACAACCACTACGTCCGTGAGACAGCCATCACATTCGACACCGTCCCGTTTCTGCCGGAAGAGAGACGCCGCTGGCTGCTCTCCCACCCCAAAGACGGCCCTCACCGCCTGATGGTTGCCCAGGCTGGCAATTCGGGGAAACCTGACATTCTCGGCTATGCCACTTCGGGCCCGCTGCGCGCCAAGCCCGCCTACGCGACCTCCGTGGAGGTCAGCGTCTACTGCGACCCGCGGGCGGCCGGGCGCGGCGTCGGCACCCTGCTCTACCGCTCCCTCTTCGCCGCACTCGAGGGCGAGGACCTGCACCGGGCGTACGCGGGCATCGCACTGCCCAACGCGGCCTCGGTGCGACTGCACGAACGGTTCGGTTTCCGGCACATCGGTACGTACGCGGAAGTCGGCCGGAAGTTTCACCGCTACTGGGACGTGGCCTGGTACGAGCTGCCCCTAGGGCCAAGGGACTAG
- a CDS encoding questin oxidase family protein — MNETSAAPADTTSAPDSDGILDEALQRLHSSGPERVVRLTNHGPMAVESLVRGGQAHTVHRWLDYYRHKLEDMPARVSPVTDENWREALGEPRRAADWIDHFSRALAERPWREVLAAWWPVLLPGIAGGSTHPVIRVGHAVRGLTAPGGGTAPRVAELAHGLGYWAARHAPLPPRAPRALPDAAGAAAALDAVQRIPVQDGGLPDRFAQLTSVPAWPTAPATDPQTARARLGDLVTAAVHRYATHGHTDPIMLVHAATAPNAVLRALPALPRELWAPSLDAAWAASAAVTAAYAPAAPAPSDELREAYAEAGRSTFDEVFARAAAHGDDHTIKFADTALDVGDERARAAALRGVELNPPAL, encoded by the coding sequence ATGAACGAGACCAGCGCGGCCCCGGCGGACACCACCTCCGCACCCGACTCCGACGGCATCCTCGACGAAGCCCTCCAGCGCCTGCACTCCAGCGGCCCCGAGCGGGTGGTGCGCCTCACCAACCACGGCCCGATGGCCGTCGAGTCCCTGGTGCGGGGCGGCCAGGCCCACACCGTGCACCGCTGGCTCGACTACTACCGCCACAAGCTGGAGGACATGCCCGCGCGCGTGTCCCCGGTCACCGACGAGAACTGGCGCGAGGCGCTCGGCGAGCCGCGCCGGGCCGCCGACTGGATCGACCACTTCTCCCGCGCCCTCGCCGAGCGGCCCTGGCGCGAGGTGCTCGCCGCCTGGTGGCCGGTGCTGCTTCCCGGCATCGCGGGCGGCTCCACGCACCCGGTGATCCGCGTCGGGCACGCCGTGCGCGGCCTCACCGCGCCGGGCGGCGGGACCGCGCCCCGCGTCGCCGAGCTGGCGCACGGCCTGGGCTACTGGGCGGCCCGGCACGCCCCGCTGCCGCCGCGCGCGCCCCGCGCCCTGCCGGACGCGGCCGGTGCCGCCGCCGCGCTCGACGCCGTGCAGCGGATCCCGGTGCAGGACGGCGGCCTTCCGGACCGCTTCGCGCAGCTGACCTCCGTGCCCGCGTGGCCCACCGCCCCGGCCACGGACCCGCAGACCGCGCGCGCCCGCCTCGGCGACCTCGTCACCGCCGCCGTGCACCGGTACGCCACCCATGGCCACACCGACCCGATCATGCTGGTGCACGCGGCGACCGCGCCGAACGCCGTCCTGCGCGCCCTGCCCGCGCTCCCCCGCGAGCTGTGGGCGCCGTCCCTGGACGCGGCCTGGGCGGCGAGCGCCGCCGTCACCGCCGCCTACGCCCCGGCGGCCCCGGCCCCCTCCGACGAGCTGCGCGAGGCGTACGCGGAGGCCGGACGCAGCACCTTCGACGAGGTCTTCGCGCGGGCCGCGGCACACGGCGACGACCACACCATCAAGTTCGCGGACACCGCCCTGGACGTCGGCGACGAGCGGGCGCGCGCGGCCGCGCTGCGGGGCGTGGAGCTCAACCCGCCCGCGCTCTGA
- a CDS encoding MarR family winged helix-turn-helix transcriptional regulator — protein sequence MDRPSTAARDAAGERAAAEPRWLDDEEQRTWLAYVHASTLLEDSLDRQLQRDAGMPHLYYGLLVQLSAAPRRRLRMTELARGSKITRSRLSHAIARLERSGWVRREDCPTDKRGQFAILTEEGQEVLRQTAPGHVEAVRQALFDRLSPEQQKSLGEIMRIVAEGLQPKEAGADLPWLR from the coding sequence ATGGACAGGCCATCCACCGCGGCACGGGACGCCGCCGGGGAGCGCGCCGCCGCCGAGCCGCGCTGGCTCGACGACGAGGAGCAGCGCACCTGGCTCGCGTATGTACACGCCTCCACGCTCCTGGAGGACTCTCTCGACCGGCAGCTCCAGCGCGACGCGGGCATGCCCCATCTGTACTACGGGCTCCTGGTGCAGCTCTCGGCCGCGCCGCGCCGCCGGTTGCGGATGACGGAGCTCGCCCGCGGCTCCAAGATCACCAGGTCCCGGCTCTCGCACGCGATCGCGCGGCTTGAGCGCAGCGGCTGGGTGCGGCGCGAGGACTGCCCGACCGACAAGCGCGGGCAGTTCGCGATCCTGACCGAGGAGGGCCAGGAGGTGCTGCGGCAGACCGCGCCCGGACATGTCGAGGCGGTGCGCCAGGCGCTCTTCGACCGGCTCTCCCCGGAACAGCAGAAGTCCCTCGGCGAGATCATGCGGATCGTCGCCGAGGGACTTCAGCCGAAGGAGGCGGGGGCGGACCTGCCCTGGCTCCGCTAG
- a CDS encoding MFS transporter — protein sequence MSASPVTALAPDPKRWKALVFIALAQLMVVLDATIVNIALPSAQEDLGISEGNKQWVITAYALAFGGLLLFGGRIADLWGRKRTFVTGLIGFAAASALGGAATGEAMMLGARALQGVFGALLAPAALSLLAVMFTEAKERAKAFGIYGAIAGGGGAVGLILGGFLTEYLNWRWTFFVNIPFAIVAAAGAYFVIREPEGGRNRSPLDIPGVVLSTVGLVALVYGFTRAESDGWSDSVTITMFVASVVLLAAFVLTEAKVKNPLLPLRVLTERNRGGVYLSLGLAIISMFGLFLFLTYYLQIVKGYSPVKTGFAFLPMIVGMITGSTQIGTRLMIRVPPRYLMAPGFLVAAVGMLLLTQLEVDTSYAGLIMPAQLLLGLGMGTAFMPAMSLATHGVEPRDAGVASAMVNTSQQVGGAIGTALLNTIAASATTAYIEDHAASATTPAAQKLLAAQSMVEGYTAAIWWAVGILAASAVIAAVFINTGAQNGGQSASGDGDGVEDEVKIPVVAH from the coding sequence ATGTCTGCATCACCCGTCACAGCACTCGCTCCCGACCCAAAGCGCTGGAAGGCGCTCGTCTTCATCGCGCTCGCCCAGCTGATGGTCGTCCTCGACGCGACCATCGTGAACATCGCGCTGCCCTCCGCCCAGGAGGACCTCGGCATATCCGAGGGCAACAAGCAGTGGGTCATCACCGCCTACGCCCTCGCCTTCGGTGGTCTGCTGCTCTTCGGCGGCCGCATCGCCGACCTGTGGGGCCGTAAGCGCACCTTCGTCACCGGTCTCATCGGCTTCGCCGCGGCCTCCGCGCTCGGCGGCGCCGCGACCGGCGAGGCCATGATGCTCGGCGCCCGCGCCCTCCAGGGCGTGTTCGGCGCGCTGCTCGCGCCCGCCGCGCTCTCCCTGCTCGCGGTGATGTTCACCGAGGCCAAGGAGCGCGCCAAGGCGTTCGGCATCTACGGTGCGATCGCCGGTGGCGGTGGCGCCGTCGGCCTCATCCTCGGCGGCTTCCTCACCGAGTACCTGAACTGGCGCTGGACGTTCTTCGTGAACATCCCGTTCGCGATCGTCGCCGCCGCCGGTGCCTACTTCGTGATCCGTGAGCCCGAGGGCGGCCGCAACCGCTCGCCGCTGGACATCCCCGGCGTCGTGCTGTCCACGGTCGGTCTTGTCGCGCTCGTCTACGGCTTCACGCGGGCCGAGTCCGACGGCTGGTCGGACAGCGTGACCATCACGATGTTCGTCGCGTCCGTCGTGCTGCTCGCCGCCTTCGTCCTCACCGAAGCCAAGGTCAAGAACCCGCTGCTCCCGCTGCGCGTGCTGACCGAGCGCAACCGCGGCGGCGTCTACCTGTCGCTCGGCCTCGCGATCATCTCGATGTTCGGCCTGTTCCTGTTCCTCACGTACTACCTGCAGATCGTGAAGGGCTACTCGCCGGTCAAGACGGGCTTCGCGTTCCTGCCGATGATCGTCGGCATGATCACGGGTTCCACGCAGATCGGCACCCGCCTGATGATCCGCGTGCCCCCGCGCTACCTGATGGCCCCGGGCTTCCTGGTCGCCGCCGTCGGCATGCTGCTCCTGACGCAGCTGGAGGTCGACACCTCGTACGCCGGTCTGATCATGCCCGCGCAGCTGCTGCTCGGCCTCGGCATGGGTACGGCGTTCATGCCCGCCATGTCGCTCGCCACGCACGGCGTCGAGCCGCGTGACGCCGGTGTCGCCTCCGCGATGGTCAACACCTCGCAGCAGGTCGGCGGCGCCATCGGCACGGCCCTCCTGAACACCATCGCGGCCTCCGCGACCACGGCGTACATCGAGGACCACGCGGCCTCCGCGACCACCCCGGCGGCGCAGAAGCTGCTCGCGGCCCAGTCCATGGTGGAGGGCTACACCGCCGCCATCTGGTGGGCGGTCGGCATCCTCGCCGCGTCCGCGGTGATCGCCGCCGTGTTCATCAACACCGGCGCCCAGAACGGCGGCCAGTCGGCCTCCGGCGACGGCGACGGCGTCGAGGACGAGGTGAAGATCCCGGTGGTGGCGCACTGA
- a CDS encoding TetR/AcrR family transcriptional regulator, which produces MSTATATQRSAPRPRADALRNRERIVAAAREMFVQHGPDVPLDEIARRAGVGNATVYRHFPDRGELVHHVLLFVTDRVSLLAEEAIEAVDADPDSAFEALRGFAHAAVDERIGALCPIVSEALDPEHPELHAARMRVEGAVQGLMDRAAAAGQLRRDIGVADVMIALSQLTRPLPGSSGCLLDFDRFVHRHLQLFLDGLMAPARSQLPGHPATLEELRQKAD; this is translated from the coding sequence GTGTCCACCGCCACCGCCACGCAGCGCAGCGCACCGCGTCCGCGGGCAGACGCCCTGCGCAACCGGGAGCGGATCGTCGCCGCCGCACGCGAGATGTTCGTGCAGCACGGCCCCGACGTACCGCTGGACGAGATCGCGCGCCGCGCGGGCGTCGGCAACGCCACGGTCTACCGTCACTTCCCCGACCGCGGCGAACTGGTGCACCACGTCCTGCTCTTCGTCACCGACCGCGTCTCGCTGCTCGCCGAGGAGGCGATCGAGGCCGTCGACGCGGACCCGGACAGCGCCTTCGAGGCACTGCGCGGCTTCGCGCACGCCGCGGTGGACGAGCGCATCGGCGCCCTGTGCCCGATCGTCTCCGAAGCCCTCGACCCCGAGCACCCCGAACTGCACGCGGCCCGCATGCGCGTCGAGGGCGCGGTGCAGGGGCTCATGGACCGCGCCGCCGCGGCGGGTCAGCTGCGCCGCGACATCGGCGTCGCCGACGTGATGATCGCCCTGTCGCAGCTGACCCGGCCGCTGCCGGGGTCCAGCGGCTGCCTCCTGGACTTCGACCGCTTCGTGCACCGCCATCTCCAGCTGTTCCTGGACGGCCTCATGGCACCGGCCCGCTCACAGCTTCCGGGACACCCCGCGACCTTGGAGGAGCTACGCCAGAAGGCCGACTGA
- a CDS encoding M6 family metalloprotease domain-containing protein, giving the protein MQQPTWKGIGRGRGTGARGPGRPRRHRAARAVALGSAAAVVLAVTTSASTGRLLADTPSAAGPVSQARSTALGPCMISGELGVQMSEGIPTGPGYTRSTGTVRALNLMVDFPDAPGEGSALDRLGEFFPQTSDWFRTSSYGRLDYRPEVPVSDWLRMPKPFKKYGIERGAPFDPGYRDLVRDIVTAADPDVDFRAYDLLNVLITPNAGPSALDTVLSVTFAGNHEAPVADGVPIANASFVYSRQDDGSGSYDQTGYRVLPHENGHVFGLPDLYTRDGGGAVGHWDIMSEDWGANNDLLGWHKWKLGWLDDTQVDCAPSRGTTEHLLTPLAGRGGTKLVFVPADAKTGYAVELRTRAGNDEAVCRPGVLVYRVDADVDTGHGPIAVTDATRDSGGCTRSPNVHAELSDAPFTLGETFTDRRAGVKVKVAGVDLDGNHRILVTRD; this is encoded by the coding sequence ATGCAGCAGCCGACGTGGAAGGGCATAGGCCGGGGCCGCGGCACGGGGGCCCGGGGGCCGGGGCGGCCGCGCCGCCACCGGGCCGCCAGGGCCGTGGCCCTCGGCTCGGCCGCCGCGGTCGTGCTCGCCGTCACCACCTCCGCGAGCACCGGCCGCCTCCTCGCGGACACCCCGTCGGCCGCGGGCCCGGTCTCGCAGGCCCGGTCCACCGCGCTCGGCCCCTGCATGATCAGCGGCGAGCTCGGCGTCCAGATGTCGGAGGGCATCCCGACGGGCCCCGGCTACACCCGCTCCACCGGCACCGTGCGCGCCCTGAACCTGATGGTCGACTTCCCCGACGCCCCCGGCGAGGGCTCGGCGCTCGACCGGCTCGGGGAGTTCTTCCCGCAGACCTCCGACTGGTTCCGCACCAGCTCCTACGGCCGCCTCGACTACCGGCCCGAGGTGCCGGTGTCCGACTGGCTGCGGATGCCGAAGCCGTTCAAGAAGTACGGGATAGAGCGCGGCGCGCCCTTCGACCCGGGCTACCGCGACCTGGTCCGGGACATCGTGACCGCCGCCGACCCGGACGTGGACTTTCGCGCGTACGACCTGCTCAACGTCCTCATCACGCCGAACGCGGGCCCCTCCGCGCTCGACACCGTCCTGTCGGTGACCTTCGCGGGCAACCACGAGGCACCGGTGGCCGACGGCGTGCCGATCGCCAACGCCTCCTTCGTGTACAGCCGCCAGGACGACGGCTCGGGCAGCTACGACCAGACGGGCTACCGGGTCCTGCCGCACGAGAACGGCCACGTCTTCGGCCTGCCGGACCTGTACACGCGCGACGGCGGCGGCGCGGTCGGCCACTGGGACATCATGAGCGAGGACTGGGGCGCCAACAACGACCTGCTCGGCTGGCACAAGTGGAAGCTCGGCTGGCTCGACGACACCCAGGTCGACTGCGCCCCGTCGCGCGGCACCACGGAGCACCTGCTCACCCCGCTCGCCGGGCGCGGCGGCACGAAGCTGGTGTTCGTCCCCGCCGACGCGAAGACGGGGTACGCCGTGGAGCTGCGCACCCGCGCGGGCAACGACGAGGCGGTGTGCCGCCCCGGCGTGCTCGTGTACCGCGTGGACGCGGACGTCGACACCGGCCACGGCCCCATCGCGGTCACCGACGCGACCCGCGACAGCGGCGGCTGCACCCGCAGCCCGAACGTGCACGCGGAGCTGTCGGACGCGCCGTTCACCCTCGGCGAGACCTTCACGGACCGCAGGGCGGGAGTGAAGGTGAAGGTGGCGGGCGTGGACCTGGACGGCAACCACCGGATCCTGGTCACGCGCGACTGA
- the rho gene encoding transcription termination factor Rho has protein sequence MNPTQTTIPTDPAAGLRIHSGVLDIAKVDGQLRAAGCLPGPGDVLVPAALVRRLGLRAGDFVEGTCGPRPRVLAEVTRVNGRLPQGLRARPRFADLTPLHPRERLRLETPGGSLAPRLVDLVAPVGKGQRGLIVAPPRTGKTVLLRQLADAVAVNHPECHVMVVLLDERPEEVTEMRRAVRGEVLASTFDKGPKAHVTLAELAVERAKRLVEDGKDVVMLFDSLTRLCRAYNNTAASGGRTLSGGVDAASVQGPKRLFGAARLAEEGGSLTMLATVLVETGSRADEYYFEELKSTGNMELRLDRTLADRRVFPAVDVTPSGTRREELLVPESELAAMRGLRRALGRRDGREGAEALLDQLRKAPSNAAFLRQVRLSVPGAALAA, from the coding sequence ATGAACCCCACTCAGACCACCATCCCCACGGATCCCGCGGCCGGCCTGCGGATCCACAGCGGTGTCCTGGACATCGCGAAGGTCGACGGGCAGCTGCGCGCCGCGGGGTGCCTGCCCGGGCCCGGCGACGTCCTCGTCCCGGCCGCCCTCGTCCGCCGGCTCGGCCTGCGGGCGGGCGACTTCGTCGAGGGCACCTGCGGCCCGCGGCCCCGTGTCCTCGCCGAGGTCACCCGCGTCAACGGCCGTCTGCCCCAAGGCCTGCGCGCCAGGCCCCGGTTCGCCGACCTCACCCCGCTGCACCCGCGCGAGCGGCTGCGCCTGGAGACGCCGGGCGGCTCCCTCGCCCCGCGCCTCGTCGACCTGGTGGCGCCCGTCGGCAAGGGGCAGCGCGGCCTGATCGTCGCCCCGCCGCGCACCGGCAAGACCGTGCTGCTGCGCCAGCTCGCGGACGCCGTCGCCGTCAACCACCCCGAGTGCCACGTCATGGTCGTCCTGCTCGACGAGCGGCCCGAAGAGGTCACCGAGATGCGCCGCGCCGTGCGCGGCGAGGTGCTCGCCTCCACCTTCGACAAGGGGCCCAAGGCACACGTCACCCTCGCCGAACTCGCCGTCGAGCGCGCCAAGCGGCTCGTCGAGGACGGCAAGGACGTCGTCATGCTCTTCGACTCGCTGACCCGGCTGTGCCGCGCGTACAACAACACCGCGGCGAGCGGCGGCCGCACCCTCAGCGGCGGCGTCGACGCGGCCTCCGTGCAGGGGCCCAAGCGGCTCTTCGGCGCCGCGCGCCTCGCCGAGGAGGGCGGCTCCCTGACCATGCTCGCCACCGTCCTGGTGGAGACGGGCTCGCGCGCCGACGAGTACTACTTCGAGGAGCTCAAGTCCACCGGGAACATGGAGCTGCGCCTCGACCGCACGCTCGCCGACCGCCGGGTCTTCCCGGCCGTCGACGTCACCCCTTCCGGCACCCGGCGCGAGGAACTCCTCGTACCGGAGAGCGAGTTGGCGGCCATGCGCGGTCTGCGGCGGGCGCTCGGCCGCCGCGACGGGCGCGAGGGGGCCGAGGCGCTGCTCGACCAGCTGCGCAAGGCGCCCAGCAACGCGGCGTTCCTGCGGCAGGTGCGCCTGTCCGTGCCGGGTGCCGCCCTCGCGGCGTGA
- a CDS encoding SDR family NAD(P)-dependent oxidoreductase gives MADSRVVLVTGGGTGIGAATARQLSATGHQVVVSGRRPEPLRQVAEETGALAHPADAADPEAVAGLVAAAVEAYGRLDGVVLNAGTGRPGAVGDVTPEDWETVLTTNLTGPFHLLRAALPHLLETRGSVVAVASVSALRNGVGNAAYATSKAALLQLCRSVAVDYGALGVRANTVCPSWVRTEMADRRMDMFARSARLGTGEEGLDAAYEQATRLIPAGRPGSPEEVAEAIAWLLSPAASFVNGATLTVDGGVTAVDPGTVAFGFDISRRD, from the coding sequence ATGGCTGACAGCCGCGTTGTCCTCGTCACCGGCGGCGGTACCGGCATCGGCGCCGCCACCGCCCGCCAGTTGAGCGCCACCGGGCACCAGGTGGTCGTCTCCGGGCGGCGCCCGGAGCCGCTGCGCCAGGTCGCCGAGGAGACCGGCGCGCTCGCCCACCCCGCCGACGCGGCCGACCCCGAGGCCGTCGCCGGTCTCGTCGCGGCGGCCGTCGAGGCGTACGGACGGCTCGACGGCGTCGTCCTGAACGCCGGGACCGGCCGCCCGGGGGCCGTCGGCGACGTGACCCCCGAGGACTGGGAGACCGTTCTCACCACCAACCTCACCGGCCCCTTCCACCTGCTGCGCGCCGCGCTGCCGCACCTCCTTGAGACCCGTGGCTCGGTCGTCGCCGTCGCCTCGGTCTCCGCCCTTCGCAACGGCGTCGGCAACGCCGCGTACGCCACCTCCAAGGCGGCGCTCCTCCAGCTCTGCCGCTCCGTCGCCGTCGACTACGGGGCGCTGGGCGTGCGCGCCAACACCGTCTGCCCCAGCTGGGTGCGCACGGAGATGGCGGACCGGCGCATGGACATGTTCGCCCGGTCCGCCCGGCTCGGCACCGGCGAGGAGGGGCTCGACGCCGCGTACGAACAGGCGACGCGGCTGATCCCGGCGGGCCGCCCCGGCTCCCCGGAGGAGGTCGCCGAGGCGATCGCCTGGCTGCTCTCGCCCGCCGCGTCGTTCGTCAACGGCGCGACGCTCACGGTCGACGGCGGCGTGACGGCGGTCGACCCGGGCACGGTCGCCTTCGGTTTCGACATCTCGAGGCGGGACTAG
- a CDS encoding GNAT family N-acetyltransferase: MPELQRLRADHAPALLAFERENRAYFAASVPDRGDAYFAAFDERHRALLAEQETGACHFHVVVGGDGEILGRVNLVDVAGGSAELGYRIAKKATSQGLATSVVRQVCVLAAAEYGLTSLRAETTTDNPGSQAVLARTGFVPAGEIVLDDRPGVRYVRDLTGPDVRPAATGS, translated from the coding sequence ATGCCCGAACTCCAGCGCCTGCGCGCAGACCACGCCCCGGCCCTGCTCGCCTTCGAGCGGGAGAACCGCGCCTACTTCGCCGCGTCGGTCCCGGACCGCGGTGACGCCTACTTCGCCGCGTTCGACGAGCGCCACCGCGCGCTGCTCGCCGAGCAGGAGACGGGGGCCTGCCACTTCCACGTCGTGGTCGGCGGCGACGGCGAGATCCTCGGGCGGGTCAACCTGGTGGACGTGGCGGGCGGTTCGGCCGAGCTCGGCTACCGCATCGCCAAGAAGGCCACCTCCCAGGGGCTCGCCACATCGGTGGTGCGGCAGGTGTGCGTCCTCGCCGCCGCCGAGTACGGCCTGACGTCGCTGCGCGCCGAGACCACCACCGACAACCCCGGCTCGCAGGCCGTGCTCGCCCGCACCGGCTTCGTGCCCGCCGGGGAGATCGTCCTCGACGACCGCCCCGGGGTCCGCTACGTCCGCGACCTGACCGGCCCGGACGTCCGTCCGGCGGCTACAGGAAGCTGA
- a CDS encoding L-piperidine-6-carboxylate dehydrogenase — MPPTLPATDTLRRRAHDALSRVGAEIPEGRGIQARTPITGEGLFALAAAAPEAVEEAVAAAHEAFLEWRAVPPPRRGELVRRLGELLREHKEDVADLITVEAGKIRSEALGEVQEMIDVCDFAVGLSRQLYGRTIASERPGHRLAETWHPLGVVGVISAFNFPAAVWSWNTAVALACGDTVVWKPSELTPLVSLACARLLDRAADDVGAPAGVHRLLLGGRAVGERLVDHPRVALVSATGSTRMGREVGPRVAARFGRSLLELGGNNAAVVAPSADLDLAVRSVVFAAAGTAGQRCTTLRRLIVHEDVVDALVGRLAGAYRKLPVGDPFDASTLVGPLVSLPALDRMQEAVGRAQAEGGKVLAGGQRRLADIAPDAAYVEPVVMRVGTQTGVVREETFAPILYVLTYGDFDEAIALHNDVPQGLSSSVFTRDQREAELFLSAEGSDCGIVNVNIGTSGAEIGGAFGGEKETGGGRESGSDAWRAYMRSATNTVNYSGGLALAQNVSFL, encoded by the coding sequence GTGCCGCCCACCCTCCCCGCCACCGACACCCTCCGCCGTCGCGCCCACGACGCCCTCTCCCGCGTCGGGGCCGAGATTCCCGAAGGACGGGGGATCCAGGCCCGTACGCCGATCACCGGTGAGGGCTTGTTCGCGCTCGCCGCGGCCGCGCCGGAGGCCGTCGAGGAGGCCGTCGCCGCCGCGCACGAGGCGTTCCTGGAGTGGCGGGCGGTTCCGCCGCCGCGCCGGGGGGAACTGGTGCGGCGCCTGGGCGAGTTGCTGCGGGAGCACAAGGAGGACGTCGCCGATCTGATCACCGTCGAGGCGGGCAAGATCCGCTCGGAGGCGCTCGGCGAGGTGCAGGAGATGATCGACGTCTGCGACTTCGCGGTGGGCCTCTCGCGCCAGCTGTACGGGCGGACCATCGCGTCCGAGCGCCCGGGGCACCGGCTCGCGGAGACCTGGCATCCGCTCGGGGTCGTCGGTGTGATCTCCGCGTTCAACTTCCCGGCCGCCGTCTGGTCCTGGAACACCGCCGTCGCCCTGGCCTGCGGCGACACCGTGGTGTGGAAGCCGTCCGAGCTGACGCCGCTGGTCTCGCTCGCGTGCGCGCGGCTGCTCGACCGGGCCGCCGACGACGTGGGCGCCCCGGCCGGCGTGCACCGGCTGCTGCTCGGCGGCCGGGCCGTGGGGGAGCGGCTCGTGGACCATCCGCGGGTGGCGCTCGTCAGCGCCACCGGGTCCACGCGCATGGGGCGCGAGGTGGGGCCGCGGGTCGCCGCCCGCTTCGGGCGCTCGCTGCTCGAACTCGGCGGCAACAACGCGGCCGTCGTCGCGCCCTCGGCGGACCTCGACCTGGCCGTGCGGAGCGTGGTGTTCGCCGCGGCGGGCACGGCGGGGCAGCGGTGCACGACCCTTCGCCGCCTCATCGTGCACGAGGACGTCGTGGACGCGCTGGTGGGGCGGCTCGCGGGCGCGTACCGGAAGCTGCCCGTCGGGGACCCCTTCGACGCGTCGACGCTGGTGGGGCCGCTGGTCTCGCTGCCCGCCCTCGACCGTATGCAGGAGGCCGTCGGCCGGGCCCAGGCCGAGGGCGGCAAGGTCCTCGCGGGCGGTCAGCGCCGCCTCGCCGACATCGCGCCCGACGCGGCGTACGTGGAACCCGTCGTGATGCGCGTCGGCACGCAGACCGGGGTGGTGCGCGAGGAGACCTTCGCGCCGATCCTCTACGTGCTGACGTACGGCGACTTCGACGAGGCGATCGCGCTGCACAACGACGTGCCGCAGGGGCTCTCGTCGAGCGTCTTCACGCGTGACCAGCGCGAGGCCGAGCTGTTCCTGTCGGCCGAGGGCTCCGACTGCGGCATCGTGAACGTCAACATCGGCACGTCGGGCGCGGAGATCGGCGGGGCCTTCGGCGGCGAGAAGGAGACCGGCGGCGGGCGCGAGTCGGGGTCCGACGCCTGGCGCGCGTACATGCGGTCCGCCACGAACACCGTCAACTACTCGGGCGGGCTCGCGCTCGCGCAGAACGTCAGCTTCCTGTAG